attaacatttattaatatgttttatgaatgaacatttattaaataagtttaatgaataataattaaacaattaataataaatgttcattttaagccaccatatagtaatttttaaacgaTAGTTGggatgaaaatggacaaacccagcagttgggttaaatgtttgcccaatgtgctgggcagttttgtttaacccaaccactgggtttgtccattttcaacccaacctgGTGCAAAGGACAACTAGATGTCGACTAGATGATTTTCTGTGAATTTTGACTTAAAATTTGTCTGTTCACCAGATAAAGCTATTGCATGACTTGAGACATGACTTTAAAACAGTCGTATGAAtcacttttattatatttttatggcATTTTTGTGTCCTTTTGATGCTTGAAAGCCCCAGtcctcattcattttaattacatgATAAAGAGTGACCAGCacaatcttcaaaatatcttatgtgTTCCAAAAATCATACGGAACATGGAACATGAAAGTCAGACATTTGTGAGTGAACTCTCCCTTTAAGTGAAATTTTGTGGCATGTGGGTGAACATGCatattacaatattaatttATACCTGTTGGCAAAATAAACAGCCGTGGGGAGGGTTGGCCTCAGCTCGGGGGAGCTCTTGTTTGGGTTGTTGGTTAAAGATTACAATGTCCTTAGCATGGCAACCCCCAGCCCTGCCTCAAAAGACACAGCAGCTCAATGGGGCAAGACCAGTGACCTCACAGGGGGAGGCGTCACTCCTCTCGGCTGGACCGAAGCAGCAGATGCTGGGCATGAATATTTCAGGCATCCTCTCTCCTCACTGTGCAACAATTAGCATGAACCAGATGTGGAGGGCTAAAATATTTACTAGCTGTGTAAGCCGAGGTAGCGGGTTACACTTTTGTGACGTCTTGGTTGGTTAGATGTGTTTTGGAAAGAATTGCATATTTTCCTATTGCTTAGGCATTTAAGTCTGTAACTGTAGTTTCCACCTCAGCCTCATGCTCAAAGATTGTTCATGGGCTGCTTGATGCTTTGTGCAAGAAAAAATGGTAATAGTTGATAGTGATCACTAATCTAATTGGCTGGttttatataatttctttcaatTTATGGTTTATGGCAATCAACTCTTTGGAAAATGATTAAGTAGATTTGTTTGTAAAAGGTAGTTGCAGGTAAACAAATTTTATTATTGTAAGCAACGTAAGTTATGTACAGATTTTCTCACTCTTTATGACAAACACAAATTGGTTGGTCACACTAGATTTCAGTCGGAGTCTCTTCCTGTCTGAGTGGGCAGTTGAGTGTTGGGCATCACTAAATAAGCAATGTTTTGATGTCTTAATAGTTGTTGCTGCATCTAAACTATTGTATAACTACTAttactaatacatttaataatgtattttatcaaacagtattatatgtattattattagtagtagtgctagttatacagtgcacagcataaatgagtgcaccccctctgaacaaatacaaaagatgtattttctttatgatcactttaatacatttttgttttgccatctttccatgaattgtaaaacatatacataataaaaactatgaaatatgtcattaatagccaaaaaaaaaagtaaattagcCAGTtttaaggattgcagaaatgagttcaccctagatttaattcaacaaatgtataataatcTATTacttagtatgccctccataattttgaatcTACTGCTCTGGCACTGAGTATACAAGTTCAagacaaattgtcacatctgtcctgtttaactcctggatgatgagctccttaaatgccctgatctttaatggggagtgttgctcaactcgtctctacagaatcccccacaggtgctcaagagtgttaagattgactgcaatacatgtccacagaaggttttttaccttgggagaatgcatatcctcattgtcatgttgaaaaaatgcccaacaatgcagggaatgaggaaagggaaacatcttctgttttaagtttgtgtattaaattacacagtggtgtgggaattcatgacagcattgataaagcaaaactccctcacaccttcagcactcatacatccctatataagagctttactaccactgaactttactgtgggaaccaggcacttctcactgtactcctcctctagcaacaccacaacattttggatgctgttagatccagaatgattgatttggtcttACTTGGTTTCGGTGAGGAgaacaaccatgcatgtcatttctgtaggctgcatcttactctgtgagataaacactcactcttttcatagcttttgcttggtatttctcctgctctttgtctagcaaaaaatccctcatcactaaatgaaagcttaaaatgaaggcctgattatttcaggggccttgtcacaagttcattatttttgaatttctgtgttgcttttgctatattttcacacttaaaacaatgatttggtaatcctcttgaaCCACTGTCGTCTTTTGTGCtgagaaataagtctcctgacagttctctcctaAGTGCTTCCATtattgtcagcattaagtctgagaatgattcagtgagctatataacacttttaattttaaaacatacacctggaatttttttagttttatttagtaatttttaagagcgtgtactcatttttgctacaaaacattttatcaccttgataagaaaatcttattttcctgaataattttgacatgcttctttgatAGCTGATTTAACAGACTTGCTGtaacattatatctctaaagaaccctaacatgtcttcaaagtaattgagtaattgctgactttcagtAGTTTCAGAGGGGGtttactcatttatgctgtgcactgtacatTAGgtgcataaaaatatataaatttatagaCAAGAAATCAGCCACTAtgtggcgctaacgagttttgtGCCCCTGTAGTCACATGGTGtttcacacatacacaaaatatTCATATCATTTGTTAGATCTCTTCATTCTGAACAaatttgcctcaagaaccactgctgtcaatcaaattgttcattaaatattcgCGATTTTGTAAAatacctacttttgcgaactagtccacGGTTTTTCGcacgatcggaaccaaaccagttcagtacaattctatggactcatAGAATCTAGATCAGCTATAacagggtcatttagaaaagGGGCGTAGCTAAGTGCTCACAAAAGTCTGTAACTCCTAAaaacgaaaactcggaacttcacgaaagTAGGTGAAGCATGCCAACttttatggagatcggaccataggtggtgctataactgttaaaaagctttataaagtatatatttcctatggtaaactgcctgttttggctgtaaattgttttttccatctatgatctaAGTGGTTACGTTTGCTTGGTAAATAAAACGTGATATCTTTTTGCACAAGtacttaaaggccttaaagcgcttgaaccccgataattGGTGGTGGTGGTAGTAAATAATTATGTATAACTAGTAATTAATGGTAGTAGTTGTAGATATacattaaatgcataaaataataattagtagTAGTATCATTGTCCTCATAAAATAGAGACACTAGTGTAGGAGTAATTTAATAAgtaatttaatatttcaaaaatggaaTTGATTGTGAAAGATGAAATCaatttttctttgctttcttTCTGCTTTTGAATCCTCCTTGCACTCCATATCTCTGCAGACGGAGATCGCCAAACGGCTGAACGTGATTTGCGCCCAGCTCATTCCATTCCTGTCACAGGAGGTGAGATGAGACCAACACACACTTAGTCCCACAGCCACACATCATGACATTCGCACATGCCACGTTGCGTTCAGACGTTCTGTGATTGATAATTCACTCACTTgtgctctcacacacacaatatcgctctttctgtttctcacacacatgcaatcacacttctttttttttttttttctcttttcctcTCATATTTCCTCATGCTTTCACATAGTTTCTCATTCTGATGCCTCTGGGAAGCTATTGTTATTCTTGTAAACCCACTTCCACAAAAACGCTTACGGTTTGCCCAAAGCTTTTCCTGACCAGAAGAAAAACAACCTCCCCCTCCTGCTTTAAGTGTGTGTATTCATACAAAATGCAgcggtgtttgtgtgtgtgtgtgtgtgtgtgtaaatgtgtacACACAccagaaaatgaaaattgcaCAGTACACAAAGACACACTAGGGTGGCCATCTGCCTTGTTTTGTTACTTGTTTGTTTATCATTGACGGCCATTTTTTTGACCTCCTTCCACAGCACCAGCAGCAGGTGGTCCAGGCCATGGAGCGCGCCAAACAGGTGACTATGGGGGAGTTGAATGCGTCGATAGGGGTACGTGGACTCCCCCCTCTGCCTCCCACAGTGTGTACTTCCATCTTTTCATCCTTTTTATTTAACACTTTCCTCTTGAGTTGTCATTGCCGTTTTCTTTTTTATGATTTGGTTATATGTTTGAAAGAGTGCGAAGTCTTTCATAACTAGtgcaaaactccacacttttgAAATCGACTAGTCATTTGGCTAAACAACTAGTCGACTTGTCTGTGTTAAGAATGCGTGGTATAATGAGGCTGATTTTGGGTTTTCTTGAGCCCAGTTGGATACATTTTTAGGGGCCGTTTACATAAAACACATAGGAGACATTATGAGCCTTATGGAAAATGGCAGGATGCTCaaactcaaaaacaaaaaaagccgGACACTTGTCGTACTGAATCTGTATGCTGTTATTTTCCCTTTGGAACACAAAGAGAATTTTTTTCAGATTCTTCACGCTGTACTTTTCCATACAACAAAAAACTATACAGAGTTCATTGTGACCTTTTTAAAGTGACCATGACTCCAAAAGGACCATCCATAAAATTTTGTGCACTATTGGCGAAGTTATCGGAAGACATACGATAGTTTTATATGAAAGCttgtcaaaattcataaatgctACATCAGTAACTCATCGTGATATTTGAATCTGTACGCAAGCTTCGACAGACAGAATAATGACTTTCGCTCCCTTTCTCATGCAAAGCTttcatatgacttcagaagacaaTGTTTTTGGAGGGTCTAGACAGAATTTTTGTATGGAAAAAAGGTGAGTAAAAATTCTCTTTTTATGGTCTATGGAAAAAATAacatcatacaggtttggtacgacatgaagatgagtaaataatgCAAATATTTCTCTTTAGCACTCATCTCAACATGTCGTGCATAGTTAGGACGAGGTGCAAGTTGAGACCGAGTGTGTATCTTGCCACCAGTTGACATCCCCATTGACGATTTTTCACATCTGATTTCCCGtatttttattcacttttacattttgatttctcACATGGCCGTCATTCGCTTCAGCTCAAgtgattttaatttcattttattttggggTTCTCATTAGCGAATACTGCAGCAGTGCTGTTCCCCGACCCAGCCGTTAGAGCAGGTCGACACCATTCCGATAGGCTCCCTCACTCCCGGGACACTGGGAAGGGTCATGAATGCATTCCCTTTGTAACGGCCTCTTCGGCTGTGGTGCAGATCCAAGTCTTAACTGTGTTGtgtatttttctctctctctctccctttcctctcatctctctctcctcctcctcctgatGCTCTTTTCATTTCCTCTGGCTATCTGTTTCTTCACTCCACTCCATCTCGGCCTCTGTGTCACTGTCTTTTATCTCCCACACTCCCttcatcttttttttcccccctctctCTGACCCCCGCCCTTCCTTCATCACTCCATCGTCCTCTTCGTCTCGTTCCCTCTAGCAACAGCTGCAGGCCCAGCACCTTTCTCAGCATGCTGCCCAGGGGCTGCCCATGGCCCCTCACCCCTCCGGCCTGCCTCACCCGGGACTGGCTCTGGGAGGCGGCTCTGGGCTGCTGGCCCTGTCCGGAGCCCTTGGGGCCCAGCTGGCCTCTAAAGACGAACGAGCCCATTTGGAGGCCGTGGCGGCAGCCGCCGCAGCCGAACACCACAGAGGtataacaaataaaatcatACTGACACATCACTTGACCAGTTTATTAACACCAGGAACAGAACTAACaacattaaatgtatttacaagTGCAGTTATAATGGAGCTATGTCGGGTAATTGATGGGATGTCACAAATACTTAATCAAATCAATCTTTCGGAGCCAGCGCACAACGTTGCGGCCAATTGTTATCCAATTAACAAGTGTATATGCTGAACAAAGTCAAGCTACAATTGCTTCATGTAGGGCTGTTAGTTTGACTTTGCAAAAACTGTACTGGCAAGGTTTCGTTTGGAATAAAGTGTTTTAAAACTATGGATTATTGTTTTAGTCCAACTGAAATCGAACTTTTAAAGatgtaaattaactataattaaacttgtttttaatgCTGGGTTCAGGCTACAGAATATCAGCCCGATTTTAGCACAATCTGTTTGACGTAGAGTGTCATGGTAATTCATAAAAGACAATGGGCAAGAATTGCTAGTTTTTCTGTTGTGACATTGTGAAGCGTGGTTATCATCCACTATGACAGAAGAATATACGAGTTGAAACAATcatgtttaattttaaagtcATTGCATCATTTTAGCTGCCGTTAGAGGCTCCGGATCCCATAGAAACCCGAGACTCGCGcataggactgcacatgcgcattagctcgtctagcctgaaaaataagctgcttttttttcatgctatttgagcaaaagaaacatttatgggatggttcatgtcagattttgttgctgatttaaatatgtaatttaattgggagttcgccaagcagtttttgagatttcagcattcccccattcaaatagataggacttggtcttggatgcctggaggcattgcaaatatggccgccgagtgaacagactttccttgaaagggactttgagtAGCCCCTCACTGCAAAACATGAGATTcaggggtggagatgggtaggtttagggatatgtaaagtgggaggagttggatccaaaTCTAgagggtggagatgggtaggtccACTAGTTCCGCCTTCTCAATGACATCACTCCTGTCATTAAAGATGGCAAGTGATGATTGTCAGAAAGCAATGTGACCTGTTTCTTTTCCATGAGACGACAAGAATTTAGGAGTGAAAATCGCATAATCTGACACAGTGACAGACAAAAATATCATGCAGTCTGAAACCAGCATAAGGttttattctttctttctttaccgGTTTGTACTAATTAATCCAAACACAATTAATCCTAACGTTACTtgttagggctgcacgatttgggGGGGGAAATCTGATTGggattgtttttaaatttgtgatgtaaaaaaaaaagaaaaaaaaaaagcagctccAGCTTGTTTGTAGGTTGGCACAatttgggcaaaaaaaaaatttatatatcaATTGTctatataattgtattattattattattattattattattattattattattattatgcttatgaaaaaaaataagagaTTTACTATtgtatttcactgtaaaataaattggtatttaataataataataataatatttaatattaatataacttaattttacattacaaatttaaaattataatagtaataagcCACTAATCTGCATGACCAACTTTTAACACGAGCAGAATCTGCGTGGGGAACATTTGTTCTCTCACATAAAACTCCTGACTGTGCAGATTCCCATTTAAATGATTGGATATTGCCCACAAAATTTCTCAGAACATTAAGTGTGACCTCACTTTCACAAAATAGACTGGGCGAATAAAATAACatgggtaaaaaaaataaaataaaaaatactgcagACCAGCATTCATGGAGAGATTTGAGTTGTCCCTAGATATTACAGTATCATAGACCCGACTCAAACCAGTAAGtaatcacctagcaaccacatagcaaggTGCTAGTAATCGCAAAGCAATGCCCTTTGCATTGCACCACTCATACTTTATTCATAAAATGCACACTCTACCCTGAAATGTTGACCagttcatctttgaaatctGTCAGCTCATGCATTTCATCAATGAAACATGAAAGAGAAACTGAAGGAACATGCCTTTATTATTAGCAGTGTTTTGTCTATTAGAGTGAGTTTTGTCTAACCGTCATAGtcacattgtttgttttttggtttgttttgactGGCCGCGGGGACGTTTACCTGCCCTTCCCATGATCCACACAGACCGTGAACCTGGGCCAGTGAGTATCTGTAGTATCTGTCCATTTTCTTTCCTCCTtcctctctgtctctttctAGTTGAGTTCTCCTCAGTGCAGACTGTCATGCATTAGGCGTCTCTATTGCCTGTGGGTCCAGCAGTTATGGAGCTGATTTGATTTATCCCTCGTCTCGTACATCATTATCTCTTTCTTCtggctcacacacacacacacacacacacacacacttacacgcACATCCTCTGTCTCCGTTCTCCCTTTCCACTCtcattttctcatctttctcttcctctctcagAGTTCACTCTCAAACGGAGACAAAGGCAGGCCTTCAGACTACCTCAGCAAcggaaaaaagagaaaagcagATGAGAAGGAGTTTATGACTGACTACGTAAGTGTTCTAATGGTGTTATATTTACATCGTCCTTTTATGAATCATAGACATGATCTTTATTTGATTTAAGAACACACGCTCAACTCTGAGGCGTTTTCTCTTTCAGGGCAGCGACGCGGAGAAGAGCGATGACAATTTGGTCGTCGACGAGGTCGGTTTGTGTTAAAGAATGAGAAACTTAAAAACAAGGTTGGCCATGTTTTCCCTGATTAAATCATCATGTGCGCTGCGTTCCCTCAGGACCCTTCTTCTCCAAGAAGTGTGCAGTCGTACTCCTCCAGAGAGAACGGATTAGATAAACTCCCTCCTTCCCGTAAGGAGCCTCTGCCCCAGGCCAGTCCGACCTCGTTGGCTTCCTCCAGCAGTGCTGCTTCCCCTTCACGCAGCAAGGAGCCTCCGCCGGTACATATATTACtcgaaaacacacacaaacatgtttgtttgatgttaaacaaatgcattgctcattTAGCAAACAAGTTCCTTTCCCTCCCACAAACTAAAGTGTTTCAATACTGTTTCTCCCACCTCCCACCTTCTGCTGCAAAGAACACCTCTTTCCTTGCTTTTGCTGTCAGTCTcctaaaaatgcaaaaacagaCAGTTTCTGCTTGAATTTGACTATCgctgcatctttttttttcattgactGTATACATTTCCTGAATAAttaatgtgtgtgaatgtgttccCTAACCTTGCAGAGAGAGAAGTCCAGCACTCCAGGGATGAAGCCTGGCACGCCCATGTCCCAGGAGTCGTCCACCCCAGGCCCCAGCGTTCCTCCACAGTTTCGCCCCGTTCCTGGGAAGCCAGGCGTTGACCCACTTGGTAGGGTTCTGTTATCCTGATAGTCCAAGTCTTTAGTGACTGAATTTGTAGTGCTTAGATCAGCCAGGTTGGAATGTCTTTATTGGGGGTTGGCGGCTTGTCAGCCAGCAGAGGGCAGTAGTGGTCTTCCTGTTTCTGAGAGGATGTCTTGTTTTAATTGTATCATGGTGTTGAGCTCCTGTCCTTGGAGGCTGTGTAATTTTAGCATTCCTGAGAGTGATATTAAAGGGTCAGGatctatttattcaaaaatgtattaaaatgcaattcatacaTGCAATGACTTTTAATTTCTGAATTCATTATAATCATTTTTGAGGGCATAAAGTCAAAAATGTAAGTGCGGCCCAACTGTCTATATATCATAAGGAAGAAAAAGACTCAAAAGGATGAAATTTGATGAAAGcttgagaacctttttttttattattattattattattattattatttctcaaGGAAAAACTTTAGTTTGGTTGAACTAGGGCCACTTGGAATTGCTCCatttatcttttattattatttctccaaaatataaatgtaatatttatacattaATTCATGATATTTGTTAAAGAGAAGTTTTACTgcaaaaaactattttacaatGTTTGTACAAACTCtgcattctgaaaaaaaatctgtttttctgTTCCATATTgacaattattaaattattacttgtttaaagtgtttattaaatattacttgATTAAATGCTTCACCACTGAGACAAACCTCCATATCTCTGCTCCCCCATTTCTGGCTTTCCTAGCATTAGGTCTGAGGAACCCATTGGCTGTGCAGGGCGCGTACCCCCCTGGTGCATTTGGGCTTCCTCCCCCAGGAGTTAATGGGGAGTTGGCTGGAGCAGCAGGATACGGTGCCGGTCTCCACCTCGTCTCCCCTCAGATGAATGGCTCTGCTGCTGCcgctgccgccgccgccgcaGCCGCGGCTGGATATGGACGTTCACCTGTGGTGAGGGGGGAAAAAGTTAACCTGACATTTTCCTTGTCTTTACAATTTAATCTCATTGCTCCACTTAATTTCCAAGGTGGGCTACGAGTCTCCTCACCCTCATATGAGAGTACCAGGGTTACCTGCTAGCCTGCAACCAGCAGCTTCTGGAAAACCGTAAGTTTCCAATGCCAATTCCCCATTGTTTGACTGCTGATGTCAAATGCACTCAGTTCCAAAAGCTCCACTGTGAACGCTCTTAGTCTAGTCTGTGTTCAATGAAATTATGTCTTTCCCGCCCCCAGTGCTTACTCGTTCCACGTGAGCGCAGATGGTCAAATGCAGCCGGTGCCCTTCCCTCCTGACGCCCTCCTCGGCCCTGGCATCCCGAGGCACGCTCGTCAGATCCACACCCTCAGTCATGGAGAGGTGGTGTGCGCGGTCACCATAAGCACCTCCACGCGTCACGTCTACACCGGCGGGAAAGGTTGTGTCAAAGTGTGGGACATCAGCCAACCGGGCAGCAAGAGCCCGATGGCCCAACTGGACTGTTTGGTGAGCTCTGCATCATGTGAAACTGTCCTTGTAGTCtggaaaatacttttttggaaTGCTTATACAGTTCCATTGGGGCAGGCGTAGTacttcagaagaaaaaaaaaaaaaatcctaaacaCTCAAAATAATCATCAAAGATGAGAATCTTGGGCCCTGAGAGCCAAATCAGTGATGTCTAATTTTTActaatatttatcaaaataagtATTAAACATTTGAACACTTACATGTATAGCACATAGAAGGCCTTGGGACTGAGAAAACATACTGGGGGTGCTGGGCTTACCTCCTAAGAAAAGTAtggaacatttttatattttactcaaAGTAATAGACAACTAAAATAATGAccataatataatgtaataatgaacTCCCATCATAAGCACAAAACAAATTTAACTAGTAATTtcaatagtttttttgtttgccATTGCCATCTCTAAATAATTTTCcaaattataataatactaattatatggggaagaaaaaaaaagtcacaaaccTGGTGTAGTTAAACTGTCTGAGCAGCACGTCAAAACAACAGATGACTCTCTTTAATCTGTAGAAACGGTAAAATAACGCAGTTATGTCCCGCGGCGTGGATGAAACCATTTGAATACCCCTGGTATATGGCATCCTAGTTGGACTAAATAATGTCTACCATTTCGTCCAATCAGAATCGAGACAACTACATCCGCTCATGTAAGCTCCTCCCAGATGGGCGGACCTTGATAGTTGGGGGTGAAGCCAGCACGCTGTCCATCTGGGACTTGGCCACACCCACTCCACGAATCAAGGCCGAATTGACGTCCTCGGCTCCGGCCTGTTACGCTCTGGCCATCAGTCCTGACAACAAGGTCTGCTTCTCCTGCTGCAGTGATGGAAACATCGTGGTCTGGGACCTGCACAACCAGACGCTCGTCAGGTATCTAAAGACTCCTGCTGGTGAGATAGACAAGTTCTTCTTCCTGAGGTCATGTGACGTTCTTGTGTCACCCTCCGCAGGCAGTTCCAAGGCCACACAGACGGAGCCAGCTGTATAGATATTTCCAACGACGGGACCAAACTGTGGACTGGGGGTCTGGACAACACAGTGCGCTGCTGGGACCTGAGAGAGGGCCGACAGCTGCAGCAGCATGACTTCACCTCACAGGTACTGGGCATttgaagagtttttttttttttttggtcttttgTCTACAAGCGTCTTTGTCCAGTGAAAACCTATACATTTGAAAATGCCAGTTTTGCATTGTATTGTGGACTATGAAAACGATGATGCACGTTTAGTCACGTGATGCATATGATACCTGATATCTATGGTTGTACCAGTATTGTTGAGCCTGCTATTGACTTTCATAAGGTTGCTAAAGATAAATCTTTGTGCGATCTTCATATTACATTCCTGAAAAGAATAATTGTTGCCCAACGGCAAAACATGACAGTTGTGTTTTAGTCTGTACAAGGGCTGTGTTCAAAGTCTTTTTTGAATAATAGGTCATCCTTGGAACTTTTTGCCagctgttttatgaatactgtgaATTTGGACATGCTGCTCTTTTACATACAATTTTTTTGCTTACTATACAGTAGGTAAGTGCGATTTTTGCATTCAGCCATGGCCTGACGATTTTGAGTGTGAACCGGATACACCAGGGAGTGGTGGGATATTTCGCTAATAAAATGATTGTCAGAAGAGTAGCGTGAGACTTTGTCTGGTCTGTTGGTATCATCTCAGTGTGCTTTTATATTTTACGCATGCGCAGCAAGGTGATTTTGGGCACTTTCAGACGTTTCGGATGTGGATGAGCAACTTTTGGaaaaacagacagagagagtttTTAAACGAAAGTGCAGTTTTCAATATGTCCAGATTAATTGTGGAAGTAGCTTCAATGCATGAAGACCGGATCAGGAGGTTCCG
The nucleotide sequence above comes from Chanodichthys erythropterus isolate Z2021 chromosome 10, ASM2448905v1, whole genome shotgun sequence. Encoded proteins:
- the tle2a gene encoding transducin-like enhancer protein 2a isoform X5 — encoded protein: MFPQNRPPAPLQPPPGSSASAAAAAAAVAAASGSTQPLKLTYPETLDRIKEEFQFLQTQYHSLKLECEKLATEKTEIQRHYVMYYEMSYGLNIEMHKQHQQQVVQAMERAKQVTMGELNASIGVRGLPPLPPTQQLQAQHLSQHAAQGLPMAPHPSGLPHPGLALGGGSGLLALSGALGAQLASKDERAHLEAVAAAAAAEHHRDWPRGRLPALPMIHTDREPGPSSLSNGDKGRPSDYLSNGKKRKADEKEFMTDYGSDAEKSDDNLVVDEDPSSPRSVQSYSSRENGLDKLPPSRKEPLPQASPTSLASSSSAASPSRSKEPPPREKSSTPGMKPGTPMSQESSTPGPSVPPQFRPVPGKPGVDPLALGLRNPLAVQGAYPPGAFGLPPPGVNGELAGAAGYGAGLHLVSPQMNGSAAAAAAAAAAAAGYGRSPVVGYESPHPHMRVPGLPASLQPAASGKPAYSFHVSADGQMQPVPFPPDALLGPGIPRHARQIHTLSHGEVVCAVTISTSTRHVYTGGKGCVKVWDISQPGSKSPMAQLDCLNRDNYIRSCKLLPDGRTLIVGGEASTLSIWDLATPTPRIKAELTSSAPACYALAISPDNKVCFSCCSDGNIVVWDLHNQTLVRQFQGHTDGASCIDISNDGTKLWTGGLDNTVRCWDLREGRQLQQHDFTSQIFSLGYCPTGEWLAVGMESSNVEVLHVSKPDKYQLHLHESCVLSLKFAYCGKWFVSTGKDNLLNAWRTPYGSSIFQSKESSSVLSCDISPDDQFIVTGSGDKKATVYEVIY
- the tle2a gene encoding transducin-like enhancer protein 2a isoform X7; amino-acid sequence: MFPQNRPPAPLQPPPGSSASAAAAAAAVAAASGSTQPLKLTYPETLDRIKEEFQFLQTQYHSLKLECEKLATEKTEIQRHYVMYYEMSYGLNIEMHKQHQQQVVQAMERAKQQQLQAQHLSQHAAQGLPMAPHPSGLPHPGLALGGGSGLLALSGALGAQLASKDERAHLEAVAAAAAAEHHRDWPRGRLPALPMIHTDREPGPSSLSNGDKGRPSDYLSNGKKRKADEKEFMTDYGSDAEKSDDNLVVDEDPSSPRSVQSYSSRENGLDKLPPSRKEPLPQASPTSLASSSSAASPSRSKEPPPREKSSTPGMKPGTPMSQESSTPGPSVPPQFRPVPGKPGVDPLALGLRNPLAVQGAYPPGAFGLPPPGVNGELAGAAGYGAGLHLVSPQMNGSAAAAAAAAAAAAGYGRSPVVGYESPHPHMRVPGLPASLQPAASGKPAYSFHVSADGQMQPVPFPPDALLGPGIPRHARQIHTLSHGEVVCAVTISTSTRHVYTGGKGCVKVWDISQPGSKSPMAQLDCLNRDNYIRSCKLLPDGRTLIVGGEASTLSIWDLATPTPRIKAELTSSAPACYALAISPDNKVCFSCCSDGNIVVWDLHNQTLVRQFQGHTDGASCIDISNDGTKLWTGGLDNTVRCWDLREGRQLQQHDFTSQIFSLGYCPTGEWLAVGMESSNVEVLHVSKPDKYQLHLHESCVLSLKFAYCGKWFVSTGKDNLLNAWRTPYGSSIFQSKESSSVLSCDISPDDQFIVTGSGDKKATVYEVIY